One part of the Tenacibaculum sp. 190130A14a genome encodes these proteins:
- a CDS encoding response regulator — MFQKVLIAEDTDFMSSGIMQCLEELQIPEIEYAKYCDEAYLKIKNAYLKGEPFDLLISDLSFLENPNPQRLTIGEELIKEAKLLQPSLKTMVFSIEDKPYRVQQLCHEIEVDAYVWKSVHGQKELKRAVQKVYKGIFFISQNLAHALKNKETFDITDYDVNLLQYLADGFDQREISNALKSKKVKPCSVSSIEKRLKLLKENFNANNPTQLIAITKDFGLI, encoded by the coding sequence ATGTTTCAAAAAGTACTAATAGCAGAAGACACAGATTTTATGTCAAGCGGAATCATGCAATGTTTAGAGGAGTTACAGATTCCTGAAATAGAATATGCAAAATATTGTGATGAAGCTTATTTAAAAATTAAAAATGCATACCTAAAAGGAGAGCCGTTTGATTTGTTAATTAGTGATTTATCGTTTTTAGAAAACCCCAATCCTCAACGGTTAACTATCGGAGAAGAGCTAATAAAAGAAGCAAAGTTATTGCAACCCAGTTTAAAAACAATGGTGTTTTCAATTGAAGACAAACCATACCGAGTACAACAATTATGTCACGAAATAGAAGTAGACGCTTATGTTTGGAAGTCGGTGCATGGACAAAAAGAACTAAAGAGAGCAGTTCAAAAAGTATATAAAGGAATATTCTTTATTTCTCAAAATTTGGCACATGCTTTAAAGAACAAGGAAACCTTTGATATTACTGATTACGATGTGAATTTGTTACAATATTTGGCAGATGGTTTTGATCAAAGAGAAATAAGCAATGCATTAAAATCAAAAAAGGTAAAACCCTGTAGTGTTAGTTCAATAGAAAAAAGGCTTAAACTTCTAAAGGAAAATTTTAACGCAAACAACCCAACACAGCTGATAGCTATCACAAAAGATTTTGGTTTGATATAG